AAGCCGCTCTGCTGGGAACTCCGGTGATATCATGTTATCCTGGTAAACTGCTCTCTGTGGATTCTTATTACATTGAAAAAGGACTTATGAAACGATCCACCCGTCCTGAGGAAATAGTGGGGATGGCCCGGGAGCTACTCAAAGATGACCATCAACATGGTAAACTTCCAACTGATGACCTGTTTAAGATCATCATTGACCACATTTACCAGATTGTCACGGGTTAAAACATGTAAAAGCCTATTATAAATGGGATAACCCGTTATAATCCATTAAATTCATTATTTTTTTTTTTATTCTTATGATCTTTTATCATCATTTAAACATTCTAATTATTGGCTAAATGATTTTTATCTAATAAATTATCTAATAAATTTTAATTCTATAATTAATTTCCATCAATCATTAAATTTTTAATATGTTATACAAATCATAAAAATAGATTTTAAAATAAATGGATTATTGTGGTTAATATAATGAGAAAAATAAGATTATTGATAACGTTTTCAACAACGTTTTATTCCACAGCTTAAGGATCAATTAGAAATATACAATATCAAAAATTCTACAAACAAAAAAAATATACGATTAAAGTACTTTAATGCTAAAAATAATCTCTAAATAATGGACTGGCCGGGATTTGAACCCGGGGCCTCCGCCATGCCAAGGCGACGCTCTACCAACCTGAGCTACCAGCCCTCTACTACACTTATCTTTTCCGGTATTTAAACTTAATGCTGTTTTTTTCAAGGAAAAGTATTACTGGGTGCATTGGGTTATTGGTAGTATGTCTAATGAGTTCTGGATCAAATTGTTATTTTTCAATGTTGGCACTTCACAAAGATTTTAAATACATGCCTTATAAAGTATATAAAAATAGGATTAGATTTGCAATAGACGAAATTTTATAGACTTAAAAATAATACATAACAAATTGTTATAGAAATTAATAGATGTACAAACCACTTACAGATTAATCCTAATTGATATAATATATACTGAATTTATTAATATATGAAAAAAATAATCAGATTTATCTAGAAATTAACTCAAAATCAGGTATTTGAAATATGAAATTATCCTGATATGATTTTTTATGAAATTTCGAAACTAGAAAATATCCTTAGAACTATCCTTTTGGTAAATAAAGTCTAAAATTGGAGGAATTATATAATATGGCTTTAATTGCTCAGAATCACCTACAGTACATTATAGAAATCGCGGTCATACTTCAACTGGCGGTTTTCTTCATATTAAACCTGGCACCCATGGGTTTGAATCTGGTTCTCCTGGTGGCCATGATCGTGGCGGCAGGATTTGCCCTAATGTTCGGAGTTGATGCTCTGTTCCTTTTTGTACCTGGATTTACCCATTCGGAATTCACCCATCCCTATGGGCCCCTGGCTTTACTGGCAGTGGTAACCATAATGGCCGCCATTCCCATTATGAAAAAGTCAGGAATAAACACCCGAAGTCTTCAACTGTATATGGGTGGGATAATACTTTTCATCACCATTGCTGGGGGATTGATGCACCGGTCTTTCCTTTTGTTTTGGATATTTGGACTTTTCATAGGATTTTTCATAATTTCCAAATCCTTTAGGCAAAAATCCATGTTTACCGTCCGTCGAATTGCTCTGGTTGTGGTGGCAGCCCTGGTTGGTTTTGGATCTTTGGAACTACTTTCAAGGGCCTTGGACATGAGCGTGTTAAGCCCGCTCCTCAGATTTTCCAGGATAGAAAATTATGCCACCGCCAGTATTGAAATGGTGATTAAAAACACCACACTCACAGGACACCAGTTAGGGTCCTGTTTCTGGCAGGATGCCTGCCTGGCAGGATCTGACGGTTACATATCATTACCAATAGCCTTAATCACGCTTTTTAGCTTACCTTACCCTGTATTTTACGGAATACTGGTAACAAAAAAGGATGTTATCGACTACATGCTCCCAGGTATATTCGGTGTAGCATTTGATTTCGGCTATTTATTCCTGGTATTTTTATTAGGATGGTGTGCACTGGTGATGTACCTGGGTTTCAGAATCCTACGAACTTACCGCAGACGCAGGGAAGACGGAGATAAAAGTTGTTTAGGTAGAGAAGCCCTATTGATTGGATCTTTAACGGCTTTCATTGCCCAGGCTACCATGGGGCTCTTCCTAATGAACAGATCCATGAATGGAACCGCTCTATTAACCTTCCTACTCCTGAGTGCCCTGGTAGTGGGACACGTGGTACTTGTCAGGAAAAAATAAGGACATTATTCGGAATAAATCACAAGATAATTGGGGAACCAACTATGAAAAAAGCCATAATATTATTGGGATGTCCAGAATCACCTTCACAAACTCCCTTAGCAATTTATGCCACTCAAAAATTAACTGGAATAGGATACCAAGTCACAGTGGCCAGCACACCATCAGCCAAGAAACTGTTAGAAGTATCCGACCCTCAAGAATACTATGTCCAGAACAAAACGGACATAGAATCATGCCTGGATGGGTTAGAAGAGGGTGATTATGATTTTCTCTTAGGTTTTGTGGCTAAAGATGCGGCGGTTAGTTATTTCGTAACTTTTTACCACATCCTTAATACACAGAGCTTGGCATTAGTGTTCCACCGTGATCAGGAAAAACTGGAACACTTCGAGAATGCGGTCAGGGAAAGTACACAGGCAGACATTACCTCGGCAAGAGCATACCACAATCCAACACCGCTCAGGGTACGTTTGGACCGAGCACTGGATAAATTAATAGACCCTGGGCCTAACAAACAAGATAAAAAAGATAATGTGGATGAACCGGAGAAAAATCCTAAACTGGATGAACAGGAGGATTCCTGAATGTTTTGCCTTGAAACTTACCTTCGCGAATCAGAAGACTATGAAATACACATGACTCGGTCCGGGTTCAAGGACTGTGCCCGTTTTATAGAAAATAATGCCCCGGAAGTGGTGCATGTTAAACCGGGTGAAAAAATAGTGGGAGCCCGTATCATAGGCGTACCTCCCGTCCCCATTGGCATTAATGATGAGAAGGGCACTATAATGTTACCCTACACCAAACCATGTTACGGATCAGCCACAGTGGAAATACCAGTTCCAGTGGAGGAAAGAGAGAAAATAAGGGCCGTGGGTATTGATTAATATATTTTTAATAGTTAATATTCCCCTCCAAAAAATACCATTCAGGGTTAAAAATTTAAAAATTTAGATTAAAAAAAAATAAAGATAATAAAGATTCAAAAATGATTTTGGGGTAATATTAACATTTTGAATCATTTAAAAGAATTTAATTAATCGCCAATTTAATCCCCAAACTCAATGATCTCTTTTGGTTTAAGATTACTCTCCCAGTCCCAGAAGTGAGCTTCACCATTGGTTATTCGGAATACTACCAGTTCTGGGCCTTCAGCAGTCAAACCAAACTCAGCTAAGAATGGGCGGTCAGCTAAAACTCTCTTTTTAACTTCCACATCATCCAAGAATTCAACCTCACCAGTAACCCTTAACATGGTCCCCACTGCATCATCAGGACGGTAGAATGCAAATTCTACTTTACCATTATCAGTAATCTGGCGGACCAGATCCTTCATGGTTGCAGTCTGGAAGTAAAAACCAGTTTCATCTGCATACCACATCCCCATACCCCTCACACGGGGCTGTTTCCCATCGGCAGTTGCCAGCCAGGCAACCGGGTTTTCATTGGCAAATTCAATACAATCTACAAAATCCATGTAATTCATCCCTCCTGAATATTCTAATACCCATATTCTTACTTAATATATTAATGACTGAGTTTATAATCATTTTCTGAGATTTATTTATGGGAATATTTACTTCAGATTATAGTAGTGGGAATGAGGGGGGAATTGGTATATGGCGTGTTATTATATATGTCCCAAAAACCATATTCAGTGATTGAACAATAATAAAAAGACCATAAATAAAGATATAAGATGATTTTATGTTAACTACTGTCGTTGGAAGTTACCCTTCACCACCACAGGAACCCCAATCCCTCGGTTCCAAAATCTCTGCTTTAATGGGGAATTACGACCCCTACAAGTCTGCTGTGGAATATGCTGTTTCTAAACAGATAAAAGCAGGTGTGAACATCATATCCACTGGACAAGTACGGGGGGATATGGTGGAAATATTCGCACGTGACATCACGGGAATGGCCTGGGAAGAGGGAACATCGAAAATCAAGGGCAAAATCCTCCCCCTAACCTATTCAATAGGTGCAAATGACGTTAAAATCGCCTTAAAAATTGCAAATAACATGTCTGAAGAGTTTAAGGCAGGGGGGGCTATTCTCTTCGATGGTAATTTCCAGGAAGATGTTCGGGGTGTTAAGGGTATCATTACTGGTCCCACTACACTGGTTCTATCATCAAGAATGGAAGGATTTTATACCCTGGATAAACGTGATAAAGCAATTATGGACTTGGCACAGGCCCTTAAACGTGAAGCTAAATACTTGGAAAATGCTGGGGTGGCCATGATCCAGTTTGACGAACCATTCCTCTCCACCGGAATGGCCAATATCAAAACTGCCTACAGAGCCATAAAAATAGTTCAAGATGGCTTGAAGGTGCCATTGTCCATGCACGTATGTGGAGATGTAAGTCATGTACTGGGAGAACTCCTTAAATTCCCGGTGGACATTATTGACTGTGAATTTGCAGGAATTGGTAAGAATCTTGAGATTCTCCAAAACACAGATCTTAAGGGTAAGAAGATTGGTTTTGGGTGTGTGGATACCAAGACAGAGAGAGTAGAAAGTCCAGAGGAAATTCTCACCCTGATTAAAAAAGGAATAGAATTAATTGGAGTAGAAAACATGATTGTTGACCCTGACTGTGGAATGCGCATGCTACCATCAGATGTGGCTTATCAAAAACTTAAAAACATGACGGAGGCAGTCCGATGGCTATCCTGATAAAAACATCCACTATAAAAAATGGATGGGAAACCCTGGTTAAGCGAGTAATGCAAAAAGGTGCGGAAATAAAGGATGAAAGAGGATCACTAACCCTGGAACTTCGCAACACTGTGGTTACCATGAACCGACCACTGGACCTGGAGATTCCCCCTGGGTATTTCTGGAGTGGAGAAAAACTGGAAATATACGCTGAACAATTCCTGAGTGATGATAAACAGGGATTCGTCTACACCTATGGCAACCGCCTGCGAAAACATTTCAAGGGCATCGACCAGATAGGAGAAGCTATAGGGCGCCTTAAAAATTGTAAAGAGTCCAGAAGAGCCATATCTGTTACTTGGGACCCTCCCACCGACACCCAACATGAGGAAGTGCCCTGTATGATCCTGGTAGACTTTAAAATAAGGGATGGCAAACTTCACACCACCGGGTTATGGCGTTCCCATGACATTTACGGTGCATGGTTCCCCAATGCAGTGGGATTAACTCACCTTTCCAAGTATGTTGCCGGGGAAGTGGGGGTAGATGTGGGAACTCTTACCATACACTCCATCAGTGCTCACATATATCAGGTGAACTTTGAAGAAGCTTTAAAGGTGTAAAAAGACTATCCACAGTGTATATGGTGATAATCTTTTTTTTCTGTAAGTTTGGATGTTGAAATATCCATGGTTACAGATTGTTTAATGGCTCGTAGAGGGTCGTAAAAAAATCAAATAAAAAAACTTAAAAATCCATACGGATTAAAGGAATTTAATGGATAACTTTCAGTGGATATCCATTGGATCTCACTTTCATTGGAGATGATCAGATGGTAAGTGTTAATTTAGAAGCTAAAAAAACAGTAGATTTAATGATTGAGAACGCAGACGACCTTAATATTGCAGTTCACAAATTGGAAAACGGTTCAACAGTTATAGATGCGGGAGTAAATGTAGCTGGAAGTTTTAAAGCAGGAGAACTCTACACTAAAGTTTGTCTTGGTGGGCTGGCTGAAGTGGGAATATCCATACCTGGTGACCTCTCTGAGAACTTTGCAATACCCTCAGTGAAGATAAAAACTCACCAACCAGCAATTTCAACCCTAGGATCACAGAAAGCAGGATGGTCTGTAAGTGTGGGTGACTACTTTGCCCTGGGCTCGGGTCCGGCAAGAGCACTGGCCCTGAAACCAGAGGAAACCTATGAAGAAATTGGTTACATGGATGAAGCAGATCTGGCCATTATCACTCTGGAATCAGACCAGCTTCCGGGTGCAGATGTGATGGATTACGTGGCTAAAGAATGTAAAGTAGCACCTGACAATGTTTACGCCCTGGTGGCTCCCACATCCTCTCTGGTTGGTTCCATTCAGATAGCTGGAAGGGTGATAGAAAACGGAACTTACAAGATGCTGGAAGCACTGCACTTTGATGTTAACAAGGTTAAACATGCAGCAGGTATAGCCCCTATAGCACCTGTGGATCCTGATGGTATGAAAGCCATGGGAAAAACCAATGATGCCGTTTTATTCGGTGGTCGGACTTACTACTACATTGAATCCGAGACCAAAGATAACCTTAAAGAACTGGCAGAAAAATTACCATCATCTGCTGCGGATGGATATGGAAAACCATTCTACGATGTCTTTAAAGAAGCCAACTTTGACTTCTTCCAGATTGACAAGGGAATGTTCGCACCAGCAGAAGTAGTCATAAACGACCTCACCACCGGAGAATTATTCAGAGGTGGATACGTCAATGTGGAATTATTGAAAAAATCCTTTGGATTGTAGGGCGAATTAACTCTCTCCCTATTTTTTTATATTTTTCTATCCTTTTCTGATTATCCCTCACGATGTCGGGGGTTTTTTAGAAACTCGATTTTAGAGTTATGTTATCCTATCTTTCTCCTTTTGATGAATTTCACCAAAAATTTTTCCACTTCTATCACTAAAAACCCGGGAAGTGCGAATAAGATGATGAGTGGCCACCAATCCAGGGGT
This DNA window, taken from Methanobacterium subterraneum, encodes the following:
- a CDS encoding DUF1890 domain-containing protein; this translates as MKKAIILLGCPESPSQTPLAIYATQKLTGIGYQVTVASTPSAKKLLEVSDPQEYYVQNKTDIESCLDGLEEGDYDFLLGFVAKDAAVSYFVTFYHILNTQSLALVFHRDQEKLEHFENAVRESTQADITSARAYHNPTPLRVRLDRALDKLIDPGPNKQDKKDNVDEPEKNPKLDEQEDS
- a CDS encoding DUF1894 domain-containing protein, which translates into the protein MFCLETYLRESEDYEIHMTRSGFKDCARFIENNAPEVVHVKPGEKIVGARIIGVPPVPIGINDEKGTIMLPYTKPCYGSATVEIPVPVEEREKIRAVGID
- a CDS encoding pyridoxamine 5'-phosphate oxidase family protein — encoded protein: MDFVDCIEFANENPVAWLATADGKQPRVRGMGMWYADETGFYFQTATMKDLVRQITDNGKVEFAFYRPDDAVGTMLRVTGEVEFLDDVEVKKRVLADRPFLAEFGLTAEGPELVVFRITNGEAHFWDWESNLKPKEIIEFGD
- a CDS encoding methionine synthase, yielding MLTTVVGSYPSPPQEPQSLGSKISALMGNYDPYKSAVEYAVSKQIKAGVNIISTGQVRGDMVEIFARDITGMAWEEGTSKIKGKILPLTYSIGANDVKIALKIANNMSEEFKAGGAILFDGNFQEDVRGVKGIITGPTTLVLSSRMEGFYTLDKRDKAIMDLAQALKREAKYLENAGVAMIQFDEPFLSTGMANIKTAYRAIKIVQDGLKVPLSMHVCGDVSHVLGELLKFPVDIIDCEFAGIGKNLEILQNTDLKGKKIGFGCVDTKTERVESPEEILTLIKKGIELIGVENMIVDPDCGMRMLPSDVAYQKLKNMTEAVRWLS
- a CDS encoding thymidylate synthase produces the protein MAILIKTSTIKNGWETLVKRVMQKGAEIKDERGSLTLELRNTVVTMNRPLDLEIPPGYFWSGEKLEIYAEQFLSDDKQGFVYTYGNRLRKHFKGIDQIGEAIGRLKNCKESRRAISVTWDPPTDTQHEEVPCMILVDFKIRDGKLHTTGLWRSHDIYGAWFPNAVGLTHLSKYVAGEVGVDVGTLTIHSISAHIYQVNFEEALKV
- the mch gene encoding methenyltetrahydromethanopterin cyclohydrolase; amino-acid sequence: MVSVNLEAKKTVDLMIENADDLNIAVHKLENGSTVIDAGVNVAGSFKAGELYTKVCLGGLAEVGISIPGDLSENFAIPSVKIKTHQPAISTLGSQKAGWSVSVGDYFALGSGPARALALKPEETYEEIGYMDEADLAIITLESDQLPGADVMDYVAKECKVAPDNVYALVAPTSSLVGSIQIAGRVIENGTYKMLEALHFDVNKVKHAAGIAPIAPVDPDGMKAMGKTNDAVLFGGRTYYYIESETKDNLKELAEKLPSSAADGYGKPFYDVFKEANFDFFQIDKGMFAPAEVVINDLTTGELFRGGYVNVELLKKSFGL